One region of Sus scrofa isolate TJ Tabasco breed Duroc chromosome 3, Sscrofa11.1, whole genome shotgun sequence genomic DNA includes:
- the ZNF12 gene encoding zinc finger protein 12, whose product MFFQEQQKMNQSLEPVSFKDVAVDFTQEEWRQLDAEQKTTYRDVMLENYSHLVSVGCHIIKPEVITKLEQGEDPWIVEGEFLLQTYPEVWKVHDLIEGAPENEDKHPRQTLSINRTTLIEERGNVLGKTFTVETNPVPSRQISYKCDSCEKSLKSVSEYISSDGSYARMKPDECSACGKSLLHVKLEKTHQRDKPNEFNQNGEAYALNEEIYQNIHILEKPFEYIECQKAFQKDTVFVNHMEEKPYKWNESEIAFLQMSNLSVHQGAHMEMKPYECNACGKSFCKKSKFIIHQRTHTGEKPYECNQCGKSFCQKGTLTVHQRTHTGEKPYECNECGKTFYQKLHLIQHQRTHSGEKPYECSYCGKSFCQKTHLTQHQRTHSGERPYVCHDCGKTFSQKSALNDHQKIHTGVKLYKCNECGKCFCRKSTLTTHQRTHTGEKPYECNECGKFFSRLSYLTVHYRTHSGEKPYECNECGKTFYLNSALMRHQRVHTGEKPYECNECGKLFSQLSYLTIHHRTHSGVKPYECNECGKTFYQNSALCRHRRIHKGEKPYECYICGKFFSQMSYLTIHHRIHSGEKPYECNECGKTFCQNSALNRHQRTHTGEKAYECYECGKFFSQMSYLTIHHRIHSGEKPFECNECGKAFSRMSYLTVHYRTHSGEKPYECNECGKKFYHKSAFNSHQRIHRRGNVNVIDVGRLL is encoded by the exons ATGTTTTTCCAAGAGCAGCAGAAAATGAATCAATCTCTG GAACCAGTGTCATTCAAGGACGTGGCTGTGGACTTCACGCAGGAGGAGTGGCGGCAGCTGGACGCTGAGCAGAAGACAACCTACAGGGATGTGATGCTGGAGAACTACAGCCACCTGGTCTCTGTGG GATGTCACATCATCAAACCGGAAGTTATCACCAAGTTGGAGCAAGGAGAGGATCCATGGATAGTGGAAGGAGAATTCCTTCTTCAGACCTACCCAG AAGTCTGGAAAGTCCATGATTTGATAGAGGGAGCCCCGGAAAATGAAGACAAACATCCAAGGCAGACTCTATCTATCAACAGAACAACCCTGATTGAAGAGAGAGGTAATGTTCTTGGTAAGACTTTTACTGTGGAAACAAACCCTGTTCCTTCAAGACAAATATCCTATAAATGTGACTCCTGTGAAAAGAGTTTAAAATCTGTTTCAGAATATATTAGTAGTGATGGAAGCTATGCAAGAATGAAGCCTGATGAATGTAGTGCATGTGGGAAATCACTTCTCCATGTTAAGCTGGAGAAAACTCATCAAAGAGATAAACCCAATGAATTTAATCAAAATGGGGAGGCTTATGCTCTAAATGAGGAAATTTATCAGAACATACATATTTTGGAGAAACCCTTTGAATATATTGAATGCCAGAAAGCCTTTCAAAAGGATACAGTGTTTGTTAATCATATGGAGGAGAAGCCCTATAAGTGGAATGAATCTGAAATAGCCTTTCTCCAAATGTCAAACCTCAGTGTGCACCAGGGGGCTCATATGGAAATGAAGCCCTATGAATGCAACGCATGTGGGAAATCCTTCTGtaaaaagtcaaaatttattATACATCAGAGGACTCATACAGGAGAGAAGCCTTATGAATGTAACCAATGTGGGAAATCCTTCTGCCAGAAGGGAACCCTCACTGTCCATCAGCGAACACACACAGGGGAGAAGCCCtatgaatgtaatgaatgtgggaaaactTTCTACCAGAAGTTACACCTCATTCAGCATCAAAGAACTCACTCAGGAGAGAAGCCCTATGAATGTAGTTATTGTGGAAAATCCTTTTGCCAGAAGACACACCTCACACAACACCAGAGAACACATTCAGGAGAGAGACCCTATGTCTGCCATGACTGTGGAAAAACCTTTTCCCAGAAGTCAGCACTGAATGACCATCAGAAAATTCACACAGGCGTGAAACTCTATAAGTGTAACGAGTGTGGGAAATGCTTCTGCCGAAAGTCTACTCTGACTACACATCAGAGGACACACACAGGGGAGAAACCCTAcgaatgtaatgaatgtgggaagtTCTTCTCTAGGCTTTCATATCTCACTGTACATTATAGAACTCAttcaggagagaaaccctatgaatgtaatgaatgtgggaaaactTTCTATCTGAACTCAGCCCTCATGAGACACCAGAGAGTACACACAggggagaaaccctatgaatgtaatgaGTGTGGAAAATTATTCTCCCAGTTGTCATACCTCACTATTCATCATAGAACACACTCAGGAgtgaaaccctatgaatgtaatgaatgtgggaaaactTTCTACCAGAATTCAGCCCTTTGTAGACATCGGAGAATACATAAAGGCGAGAAGCCCTATGAATGTTACATATGTGGGAAGTTCTTCTCTCAGATGTCATACCTCACTATACATCATAGAATTCATTCAGGAGAGAAGCCCtatgaatgtaatgaatgtggaaaaaCCTTCTGCCAGAATTCAGCCCTTAATAGGCATCAGAGAACACACACAGGAGAAAAAGCCTACGAGTGTTATGAATGTGGCAAATTCTTCTCTCAGATGTCATATCTCACTATTCATCATAGAATTCATTCAGGAGAGAAACCTTttgaatgtaatgaatgtgggaaagccttctcTCGGATGTCATACCTTACTGTACATTATAGAACTCAttcaggagagaaaccctatgaatgtaacgAATGTGGGAAGAAATTCTACCACAAATCAGCCTTCAATAGCCATCAGAGAATTCACAGGAGAGGGAATGTAAATGTAATTGATGTGGGAAGGCTTCTCTGA